One window of the Solanum stenotomum isolate F172 chromosome 11, ASM1918654v1, whole genome shotgun sequence genome contains the following:
- the LOC125845152 gene encoding uncharacterized protein LOC125845152 — MWINPEHKKRCDINKANRTKLKCNHFMGSKAFVAARAELGKTNPEGVEPDKIEFYKHTHYTSEKGWSSLEAKTHYNNMTDLKDLYTSGESSMTIGEIVDTILGTK, encoded by the exons ATGTGGATCAATCCAGAGCATAAG AAACGATGTGACATAAACAAGGCCAATCGAACTAAGCTTAAGTGTAATCATTTCATGGGGTCAAAAGCGTTTGTAGCGGCTCGTGCTGAACTT GGTAAAACTAACCCTGAAGGGGTAGAGCCTGACAAAATCGAGTTCTATAAGCATACTCATTACACGAGTGAGAAAGGATGGTCATCTTTAGAGGCTAAGACTCACTat AACAACATGACAGATTTGAAAGATCTATATACATCGGGAGAGTCTTCCATGACTATTGGTGAAATTGTGGATACTATACTTGGTACAAAGTAG